The Sediminitomix flava genome includes a window with the following:
- a CDS encoding OmpA family protein, whose protein sequence is MSQSYGQEKEHTPFEATYFKGKTDKMKKGRKSFQLGKQYMELDRNYKEALKEFKKAERYNPTHNELIYKMGVCYFYQKKPDLKLAIEYFNKAKQISPLFSSNVHYLLARAHHLQKEWDEASTSYQLYGASFADSTEQWLLAQKRVEECHNGKMVAGTGLRLKIENIARVNSSSDDIGPVINRKETRMYITSRRDKSTGYDTQDGQYYEDIFVSKKSRSGDWYSPKPLGANVNTKGHDAVIGISPSEKTLMIYRGDNNGDIFLSRITKKGEVKTPERMPSPVNTDFRETSASFTGTGQVIFFTSDRPNGKGGLDIWSSKQFRNKKGKREWKEPVNLEILNTPYDEDGVFLTRDGKTLYFSSKGHNSIGGYDIFKSEKKGNKWTKPINLGDGINTPDDDIFISVSEDEKRIYFSSKNMGGKGGFDIFVAHLIGEERIPQFTQEAPLVASITPEIDHQFLVADLNLSSYHAKILDKDSKKPLFAKATVINNNSQEKIGIFYSDDLTGDLAFTAPSEGNYSITIEAADHLFVSENLYSEQGKALVINKEILMQPISKGSQIILNNMFYESSSATLSASSKADLNNLISFLRENPSVRIEIAGHTDNVGSKTKNEILSHQRAKSVVDYLVKNKVDRRRLKVNGYGDTKPIASNETEEGRRQNRRTELRIIN, encoded by the coding sequence ATGTCTCAATCGTACGGACAAGAAAAAGAGCATACACCTTTTGAAGCCACTTATTTTAAAGGAAAGACAGACAAGATGAAAAAAGGTCGTAAGTCTTTTCAATTGGGAAAGCAGTACATGGAGTTGGATCGGAATTATAAAGAGGCTTTGAAGGAATTCAAAAAGGCAGAAAGATATAATCCGACTCACAATGAGCTTATTTATAAGATGGGCGTTTGTTATTTCTACCAAAAGAAACCTGATCTTAAACTAGCTATAGAATATTTTAATAAAGCAAAGCAGATAAGTCCTCTTTTCTCTTCTAATGTACACTATTTGTTAGCAAGAGCTCATCATCTTCAAAAGGAATGGGATGAAGCTTCTACATCATATCAGCTATATGGAGCTTCATTTGCGGACAGTACAGAACAGTGGTTGTTAGCTCAGAAAAGAGTTGAGGAATGCCATAATGGAAAAATGGTGGCAGGGACAGGTTTACGACTTAAAATTGAAAATATAGCTAGAGTAAATTCTTCTTCAGATGATATAGGTCCTGTGATAAATAGAAAGGAAACCCGAATGTACATCACTTCTAGAAGAGATAAGTCTACCGGCTATGATACTCAAGATGGGCAGTATTATGAGGATATTTTTGTGAGTAAGAAAAGCCGTTCAGGTGATTGGTACTCGCCCAAACCACTTGGAGCAAATGTAAATACCAAAGGTCATGATGCTGTAATTGGAATTTCTCCCTCTGAAAAGACTCTAATGATTTATAGAGGTGATAATAATGGTGATATATTCTTAAGTAGAATTACAAAAAAAGGAGAGGTTAAAACTCCAGAACGAATGCCTAGTCCTGTGAATACTGACTTTAGAGAAACCTCAGCTTCATTTACGGGTACTGGTCAAGTGATTTTCTTTACTTCAGATCGCCCGAATGGTAAAGGAGGTTTAGATATTTGGAGCAGTAAGCAGTTTAGAAATAAAAAGGGAAAAAGAGAGTGGAAAGAACCAGTGAATCTTGAAATATTAAACACACCTTATGATGAAGATGGCGTTTTTCTGACAAGAGATGGAAAAACTTTATACTTCAGTTCAAAGGGGCATAATAGTATTGGAGGGTATGATATTTTCAAGTCTGAGAAGAAAGGAAATAAATGGACAAAGCCAATCAATTTAGGCGATGGAATAAATACTCCTGACGATGATATTTTTATCAGTGTGAGTGAAGATGAAAAACGTATTTACTTCTCAAGTAAAAATATGGGAGGAAAAGGTGGTTTCGACATTTTTGTCGCTCATCTTATAGGTGAAGAACGTATTCCGCAGTTTACACAAGAAGCACCATTGGTAGCGAGTATTACTCCCGAAATTGACCATCAATTCTTAGTGGCTGATCTAAATTTGTCATCATACCATGCCAAAATTTTAGATAAAGATTCTAAGAAACCATTATTCGCTAAGGCTACCGTAATCAATAACAATTCACAGGAAAAAATCGGGATTTTTTATTCAGATGACCTTACTGGAGACTTAGCATTTACAGCTCCTTCGGAAGGAAATTATTCTATTACTATTGAAGCTGCAGATCATTTATTTGTTTCTGAAAACCTTTATTCAGAGCAAGGCAAAGCTTTAGTGATTAATAAGGAAATCCTGATGCAGCCAATCAGTAAAGGAAGTCAGATTATCTTGAATAATATGTTTTATGAATCAAGTAGTGCTACACTTTCAGCGAGTTCAAAAGCTGATTTGAATAACTTGATTTCATTCTTGAGAGAAAATCCATCTGTTAGAATCGAAATTGCAGGTCATACGGATAATGTTGGTTCTAAAACAAAAAATGAGATACTTTCTCATCAAAGAGCAAAATCAGTTGTAGATTACTTAGTCAAAAATAAAGTTGATCGTAGAAGATTAAAAGTAAATGGCTATGGAGATACAAAGCCAATTGCTTCTAATGAAACAGAAGAAGGACGTAGACAAAATAGAAGAACAGAACTTCGAATTATAAATTAA
- a CDS encoding tetratricopeptide repeat protein, translating into MKFYLYNFFILLLLSHLSSFAQNAPHIHLINDHEVMLNGEKVEISSLDGDEKLLVESHRRQLAFALLEEGIRTRSLAKLDSVNLLMPDLEIAYINKAVLKLEMNKFDEALALYDQALKLSPEHPKALYGKAICLEYLGENEKALANYKELMNQNIASEKVVQQVADIYYHKAEFDSALLYANQLIEDYPSNYKGYYLKAKIELEETTFEDAIFNLKRAQKLYVADNDSLRTDIHYYMALTHFLVDSFDVALSDIEQCLQIDSEHSDKFMNLKGKILFSLASYQDALEAFDEAIEKNQNSALFYNNRAVAHIRLQNYEQAIADVNKAIEIDNQLAEAYLNRGIALEASSEDAQACDDWQKALALGLSQADVYILDACQTDNKK; encoded by the coding sequence ATGAAATTTTATTTATATAATTTCTTCATCCTATTATTGTTATCTCATTTATCAAGCTTTGCACAAAATGCACCTCATATTCATCTTATCAATGATCATGAAGTGATGCTGAATGGAGAGAAAGTTGAGATCAGTTCATTAGATGGAGATGAAAAGCTTTTAGTAGAATCACATAGAAGACAATTAGCTTTTGCACTTTTGGAAGAAGGAATCCGAACCCGATCTTTAGCAAAGCTAGACTCTGTAAATCTGCTAATGCCTGATTTAGAGATTGCCTATATCAACAAAGCAGTTCTAAAACTTGAAATGAACAAATTTGATGAAGCTTTAGCATTGTATGATCAAGCCTTAAAATTAAGCCCCGAACACCCAAAAGCATTGTATGGAAAAGCTATTTGTCTTGAGTATTTGGGTGAAAATGAAAAAGCTCTAGCTAATTACAAGGAGCTAATGAATCAAAATATTGCTAGTGAGAAAGTGGTTCAGCAAGTAGCGGATATTTACTACCATAAAGCAGAGTTTGATTCAGCTCTTTTATATGCAAATCAGTTAATTGAAGATTATCCATCTAATTACAAAGGTTATTATTTGAAAGCTAAGATTGAGCTTGAAGAAACTACTTTTGAAGATGCGATTTTTAACTTGAAAAGAGCTCAAAAATTATATGTAGCCGATAATGATTCTCTTCGTACAGATATTCATTACTACATGGCACTAACTCATTTTTTGGTTGATTCGTTTGATGTAGCCCTCTCAGATATAGAACAATGCTTACAGATAGATTCAGAACATTCTGATAAGTTTATGAATCTGAAAGGAAAAATTTTATTCAGTCTAGCAAGCTATCAAGATGCTTTGGAGGCTTTTGATGAAGCGATTGAAAAGAATCAGAATTCAGCCCTATTTTATAATAACAGAGCAGTGGCTCATATTCGTCTTCAAAATTATGAACAAGCAATCGCAGATGTCAATAAAGCAATTGAGATAGATAATCAATTGGCAGAGGCTTATTTGAATCGAGGGATTGCATTGGAGGCAAGTAGTGAAGATGCTCAAGCCTGTGACGATTGGCAGAAAGCACTTGCTTTGGGGCTTTCTCAAGCTGATGTATATATTTTGGATGCTTGTCAGACTGATAACAAGAAGTAG
- a CDS encoding DUF1987 domain-containing protein, producing the protein MQDLIIPQEGFSPKVSFLASKGLLEISGNSYQEGTPEFYEPIFQWLDTYLDQPGKELQFNFRMSYFNTSSSKCFYKIIEKLKNYDASDKGKVEVNWYYKDDDEDMYETGMDYLNDSAWKKLNLISYK; encoded by the coding sequence ATGCAAGACTTAATCATTCCTCAAGAGGGATTTTCTCCGAAAGTTTCTTTTTTAGCGTCTAAAGGTTTACTTGAAATAAGTGGCAATTCTTATCAAGAAGGGACTCCTGAGTTTTATGAACCAATTTTTCAATGGTTGGATACTTATTTAGATCAACCAGGTAAAGAGCTTCAGTTTAATTTTAGGATGTCTTATTTTAATACTTCTTCCTCAAAATGCTTTTATAAGATTATAGAGAAATTGAAAAACTATGATGCAAGTGATAAAGGCAAAGTTGAAGTGAATTGGTATTACAAAGATGATGATGAGGATATGTATGAAACGGGTATGGATTATTTGAATGATTCTGCTTGGAAAAAATTAAACCTTATAAGTTACAAGTAA
- a CDS encoding GNAT family N-acetyltransferase produces the protein MNTIEEIKVVNYTPDYQKVFRALNVEWIQKYFKMEESDYKALDKPNEYILDRGGAILVALYNGEAVGVCSLIKMDDPIYDFELAKMAVSPKVQGKGIGKVLLKATIEKGKELGARNLYLESNRKLNTAIKLYEKMGFKEVLDRNTPYERADIFMEYLY, from the coding sequence ATGAATACAATAGAAGAAATAAAAGTAGTAAACTATACACCTGATTATCAGAAGGTATTTAGAGCATTGAATGTTGAGTGGATTCAGAAATATTTTAAGATGGAAGAGTCAGACTATAAAGCACTAGATAAGCCTAATGAGTATATCTTGGATAGAGGTGGAGCAATTTTAGTCGCTTTATATAATGGAGAAGCGGTAGGCGTTTGTTCTTTAATAAAGATGGATGATCCTATTTATGATTTTGAATTAGCTAAAATGGCTGTCTCTCCTAAAGTTCAAGGAAAAGGAATAGGGAAAGTACTATTAAAGGCAACGATAGAAAAGGGAAAAGAATTAGGAGCTAGAAATTTATATTTAGAAAGTAACAGGAAATTAAACACAGCTATCAAGCTCTATGAAAAAATGGGATTTAAAGAGGTTTTGGATAGAAATACTCCATATGAAAGAGCAGATATTTTCATGGAGTATTTATATTAA
- a CDS encoding NAD(P)H-dependent flavin oxidoreductase: MNNMHTPLTEMLGIKYPIIMAPMFLVSNTEMLIAAGEAGITGSIPALNFRTIAAFKEGIESVRKATNAPVGVNLIVNKSNPKYKEQLKACIDLKVDYIITSLGSPQEVIEKCKPEGIKVFCDVVDLEYAKKVEDLGADAIIAVNKEAGGHAGPTPAKELVPLLIQNCNIPVISAGGVGTGAQLKEKLDFGACGISMGSPFIATNESGVSDAYKNACVEYGAKDIVMTTKLSGTPCTVINTPYVEAIGTKQSAFESLLNKNKKLKKFMKMLTFYKGMKMIEKAAFSATYKTVWCAGPSIEYTTEIRSVKDIVNDLIEQYKKANQEVTS, translated from the coding sequence ATGAATAACATGCACACACCTCTAACCGAAATGCTTGGGATTAAGTATCCCATCATCATGGCTCCGATGTTTCTTGTCTCAAATACCGAAATGCTTATAGCTGCAGGCGAGGCAGGGATTACAGGGTCAATTCCTGCGCTAAACTTTAGAACAATTGCAGCTTTTAAAGAAGGAATTGAAAGCGTAAGAAAAGCTACGAATGCTCCAGTCGGAGTAAACTTGATAGTGAACAAATCAAATCCAAAATACAAAGAACAATTAAAAGCTTGTATTGATCTGAAAGTAGATTACATCATTACATCTTTGGGGAGTCCTCAAGAAGTGATTGAGAAGTGTAAACCTGAAGGGATAAAGGTATTTTGTGATGTAGTTGATTTAGAGTATGCAAAAAAAGTTGAAGACTTGGGAGCTGATGCTATTATTGCTGTGAATAAAGAAGCTGGAGGGCATGCAGGACCAACTCCTGCAAAGGAATTAGTACCACTTTTAATTCAAAATTGTAATATCCCAGTGATATCTGCTGGTGGGGTTGGAACTGGTGCACAACTGAAAGAAAAACTGGACTTTGGAGCTTGTGGTATTTCAATGGGAAGTCCATTTATTGCTACCAATGAATCAGGTGTTTCAGATGCTTACAAAAATGCTTGTGTGGAGTATGGAGCAAAAGATATTGTCATGACGACTAAACTTTCGGGTACACCTTGTACTGTGATCAACACTCCTTATGTAGAAGCAATTGGCACAAAACAAAGTGCCTTTGAATCTCTTCTCAATAAAAATAAAAAGCTCAAGAAATTCATGAAGATGCTGACTTTCTATAAAGGAATGAAGATGATTGAGAAAGCAGCTTTTAGCGCTACTTACAAAACTGTTTGGTGTGCAGGGCCTTCAATTGAATATACAACTGAAATTAGATCAGTAAAAGATATTGTTAATGACTTGATTGAGCAATATAAAAAAGCGAATCAAGAAGTTACTTCTTAG
- a CDS encoding acyl-CoA desaturase: protein MAILIFFVLHWYSSLFFQTFFLHRYAAHKMFTMSKTWERIFFVLTFIFQGSNYLSAYGYGLMHRLHHAHADTEKDPHSPKFSANLFDMMWKTKLFYSDVVRGRESGIEEKYYKDLPSWKSFDMFASNWFNRLAWGTAYVAFYYVYATEWWMYLLLPIHFLMSPVHGAIINWFAHKFGYRNFTTTDTSMNFLPFDFLMMGESYHNNHHKHGSRANFGGFRWHEIDPTYQIIKLFNFLGIIKLRNTKKELVAS from the coding sequence ATGGCTATTTTAATTTTCTTTGTTTTACATTGGTATTCATCATTGTTCTTTCAAACATTCTTCTTGCATAGATATGCAGCACACAAGATGTTTACAATGTCTAAAACTTGGGAACGAATTTTCTTTGTTCTTACATTCATTTTCCAAGGTTCAAACTACCTAAGTGCTTATGGATACGGTCTGATGCACAGATTGCACCATGCACATGCTGACACAGAAAAGGATCCACATTCACCTAAGTTCTCAGCGAACTTGTTCGATATGATGTGGAAAACTAAACTTTTCTACTCAGATGTAGTACGTGGTAGAGAAAGTGGAATCGAAGAAAAATACTACAAAGATCTTCCAAGCTGGAAATCATTTGATATGTTTGCAAGTAACTGGTTCAACCGTCTTGCATGGGGTACAGCTTATGTAGCATTCTATTATGTTTACGCAACAGAATGGTGGATGTATTTATTATTACCAATCCACTTCTTGATGTCTCCTGTACATGGAGCAATCATTAACTGGTTTGCACACAAATTTGGCTACAGAAACTTTACAACAACAGATACTTCAATGAATTTCCTTCCGTTTGACTTCTTGATGATGGGAGAAAGCTACCACAACAACCACCACAAACACGGTTCAAGAGCGAACTTTGGTGGATTCAGATGGCATGAAATTGATCCTACATACCAAATTATCAAGTTGTTTAACTTCTTAGGAATTATCAAACTGAGAAATACAAAGAAAGAATTAGTTGCTAGCTAA
- a CDS encoding beta-glucosidase family protein: MTANFISNILQQLSLEEKAKLCVGDGMWKTNGIERLRLKPLFLTDGPHGVRKSIEGELIIGSVPATCFPTASALGATWNTALMYQLGNALGEEARLHEVHILLGPGINIKRSPLGGRNFEYFSEDPYLGGVLASAYIKGVQEKGVGTSLKHFAVNNQELDRMVISAEVDERSLREIYLKGFEIAIKEAQPWTVMCAYNKLNGTYCAEHKWLLHDILKKEWEYEGIVISDWGAVNDRVESLKASLHLQMPGDGNYSIDKVVKAVKKGNIKESDLDKLIEDYLKVYAKVDFRNSHLEENQMMLTHHNLSKKIADESIVLLKNENNILPLDIQETKRITIVGDFALNPRYQGAGSSLVSPYQITNFLESLSRKIPSDTIVEFAQGYDHEGNTNAKFIGESLEKSKSSDFIFLCVGLPDSYESEAFDRKHLTLPEGHLVLIDQLSKLGKKLVIILFNGAPVEMPWIEEVDGVIEAYLTGQAGGEALSDIVLGHVNPSGKIAESFPVKVEDTPSFLNWGEDIDKVNYGEGIFVGYRYYEKKNIKPLFPFGYGLSYTEFEISNFELNTNQISEGEVLECSVNVKNVGSIKGKVVIQLYVGELCRKIISPIKELKRFQKVELEKGETLKVCFELSVDDFKYFNPKLNQWTYDEGSYSIKIGQSSADISVEKEVSLKFQRPRKRIYTKYSTVKEVMESKASNQIVKYMIKYFTTVMIGKEKKEWSLEDKKQVKMLEAMLMDWPLKNFISFSKGRFTDGMLNRLIQFLNS; encoded by the coding sequence ATGACAGCAAATTTTATCAGTAATATACTACAACAACTTTCCTTAGAAGAAAAAGCTAAACTTTGTGTTGGAGATGGAATGTGGAAAACCAATGGAATCGAGAGGTTACGTTTAAAACCTTTATTCTTAACGGATGGACCACATGGGGTGCGTAAAAGCATAGAAGGCGAATTAATAATTGGAAGTGTACCTGCAACTTGTTTTCCTACAGCATCTGCTTTAGGGGCGACTTGGAATACCGCCCTAATGTATCAGTTAGGTAATGCATTGGGTGAAGAAGCGAGGCTTCATGAAGTACATATTTTATTGGGACCTGGAATAAACATTAAGAGGTCTCCGCTGGGAGGGAGAAACTTTGAGTATTTTTCTGAAGACCCATACTTAGGCGGAGTGTTAGCATCAGCATATATTAAGGGAGTACAAGAAAAAGGAGTAGGGACATCTTTAAAGCATTTTGCTGTGAACAATCAGGAGCTAGATCGGATGGTGATTAGTGCTGAAGTTGATGAGCGGAGTTTAAGGGAAATCTATTTGAAAGGGTTTGAAATTGCGATAAAAGAAGCTCAACCATGGACGGTAATGTGCGCTTACAATAAACTAAATGGTACTTATTGTGCAGAACATAAATGGCTTTTACATGACATTTTGAAAAAAGAATGGGAATATGAAGGGATTGTAATTTCAGATTGGGGTGCTGTAAATGATAGGGTAGAAAGTCTAAAAGCTAGTTTACACCTTCAGATGCCTGGAGATGGAAATTATAGCATAGACAAAGTAGTTAAAGCGGTAAAAAAAGGAAATATAAAAGAAAGTGATTTAGATAAACTGATTGAAGACTATTTGAAAGTTTATGCTAAAGTAGATTTTAGGAACAGTCATTTAGAAGAAAATCAGATGATGTTAACTCATCATAATTTGTCTAAAAAGATAGCAGATGAGTCTATTGTTCTACTTAAAAATGAAAATAACATCCTTCCTTTAGACATTCAAGAAACAAAACGAATAACTATTGTAGGTGATTTTGCTTTGAACCCTAGGTATCAAGGTGCTGGAAGTTCTTTGGTAAGTCCCTATCAAATCACTAATTTTTTAGAATCACTTTCAAGGAAAATTCCATCAGATACAATTGTAGAATTTGCTCAAGGTTATGATCATGAAGGGAATACGAATGCGAAATTTATAGGGGAGTCGTTGGAGAAATCTAAATCATCTGATTTCATTTTTTTATGTGTAGGTTTACCCGATAGTTATGAGTCTGAGGCATTTGATCGAAAACATCTTACTCTTCCTGAAGGTCATTTAGTCTTGATAGACCAACTCTCTAAACTTGGGAAAAAACTTGTAATAATATTGTTTAATGGTGCGCCTGTAGAAATGCCTTGGATTGAAGAGGTAGATGGAGTTATAGAAGCTTATCTTACAGGACAAGCAGGAGGAGAGGCATTAAGTGATATCGTTTTGGGGCATGTGAATCCGTCTGGGAAAATTGCAGAAAGCTTCCCCGTAAAAGTTGAAGACACTCCTTCTTTCTTGAATTGGGGTGAAGATATTGATAAAGTGAATTATGGTGAAGGGATTTTTGTAGGTTATCGTTACTATGAGAAGAAAAATATAAAACCGCTCTTCCCCTTTGGATATGGTCTTTCTTACACTGAATTTGAAATCTCTAACTTTGAACTGAATACAAATCAAATATCGGAAGGTGAAGTATTAGAATGTAGTGTAAATGTTAAAAATGTTGGAAGTATAAAGGGAAAGGTTGTCATACAATTATATGTAGGTGAATTATGCAGAAAAATTATAAGTCCTATAAAAGAGCTTAAACGTTTTCAAAAAGTTGAATTAGAGAAGGGTGAAACTCTGAAGGTTTGTTTTGAACTATCAGTGGATGACTTCAAATATTTCAATCCGAAATTAAATCAATGGACTTATGATGAAGGATCGTATTCCATAAAAATTGGACAATCTTCAGCAGATATTTCAGTAGAGAAGGAGGTTAGTTTAAAGTTCCAACGTCCTAGGAAAAGAATTTATACAAAGTACTCTACAGTGAAAGAAGTTATGGAAAGTAAAGCTAGTAATCAGATAGTAAAATATATGATTAAATACTTTACCACCGTAATGATTGGGAAAGAGAAGAAAGAATGGTCACTTGAGGATAAAAAACAAGTAAAAATGTTAGAGGCAATGCTAATGGATTGGCCACTTAAAAATTTCATTAGTTTTTCAAAAGGTCGGTTTACCGATGGAATGTTAAATAGACTAATTCAGTTTTTAAATAGTTAA
- a CDS encoding PaaI family thioesterase, producing MNSKTTTTSATFTKKQQKFLSTFTSPIKYFLFLLTQVPMGLVCGMKVREVTLTACTTYLPFRWINKNPFASIYFAVQSMAAELSTAALGVLALYEAEESIAFILVDMKAEFHKKAVKGITFTCEMGEEIRETVKKASLSTEAQTITAKTVGKMADGTIVSEFYFTWSFKKRSKS from the coding sequence ATGAATTCAAAAACAACAACCACAAGTGCTACTTTTACGAAAAAACAGCAGAAATTTTTAAGCACATTTACTTCTCCAATTAAGTATTTCTTGTTCTTGTTAACTCAAGTTCCAATGGGACTTGTTTGTGGAATGAAGGTTCGAGAGGTGACTTTAACAGCTTGCACAACTTATCTACCATTTAGGTGGATCAATAAAAACCCTTTCGCATCTATTTATTTTGCGGTGCAAAGTATGGCCGCAGAATTGTCTACCGCAGCTTTAGGAGTTTTAGCACTTTATGAAGCTGAGGAGTCTATTGCATTTATCTTAGTAGATATGAAAGCCGAATTCCATAAAAAGGCAGTAAAAGGCATCACTTTCACTTGTGAAATGGGAGAAGAAATCAGAGAAACTGTAAAGAAAGCAAGTCTCTCAACAGAAGCGCAGACGATTACAGCCAAGACTGTAGGCAAAATGGCTGATGGTACAATAGTATCTGAGTTTTATTTTACATGGTCTTTTAAAAAGAGAAGTAAATCTTAG